In Fusobacterium nucleatum, the genomic stretch ATGTTCAATTCTTTTTAACAAACTTCTTTTGTTAAATTCTAGTTTTATATACTCAGCTTTTGTTGGAGTGGTTAAAGTATCAGAAACTATATAGACTTTATTTCCTCTTTCTATAAGCTCATCTGCAATGGTTGTTGCATAAACTTCTGCTCCTGTAATTTCAAGTTGAGATAATGCCATAAGTATATTCATATTTTCCCTCTTATAAAAATCTATAATTATTTACATTAATAGCTTCGTTTTCAATAGCATAATTAATTTCTTTTATCATTCTAGGTATATCTTCTGGAAGATTTCCCTTTAAATTCAAATAATTAGAAGCATGGTTTGCTCTAAATATTATAGGTCTTGCTATCTTTGAAGTATCTATACTTGAAAGTATTAATTTCATCTCTTTTAAAACTTCAATACCTTCCATATAGTCATACTTTCCATTTTGCATTAAATTATAAAGTTCTGTTCCTTCATAGAGTCTTAAATTTAAAATACTTGCATATTTGGGAGATATATCAGTTATAATTTTAGCTGTATTTATTGCATGCATTTTATTATCTTGATACTTCCCTAAAAGCCCTGCAATTAAAGTTATTGATAAATCAATACCTGTGCTCATAATTTTTTTTGAAAGTTCAACAATTTTTTCTGCTTTAATACCTTTCTTTATAAACTTTAAAGCCTCATCATCTCCACTTTCCACGCCTAAATAGACAAGAGTTAAGCCTTTTTCATAAAGTTTCTTCAAATCTTCAACAGATTTTTGATGTATAGCAATAGCTGTTCCATAGATAGAAACTCTTTTACATTCAGGAAAAACTTCTTTTATATAGTCTAAAACTTGTATCAATATATCAGTTGGCACAACAAGTGCGTCCCCATCTGCTAAAAATATTTTTTCAACAGCTCTATTTTTGTATAGTGTTCTAAAAGCATCTATATCAGATTTTATATCCTCTATTGGTTTTATAACAAATTTTTTATCCTTATACATACTACAAAAAGTACATCTATTATGAGAACAACCAAGTGTAATTTGAATAATTAAACTATATGCCTCACTAGGTGGTCTATATAAAGGAAAATCATATAAATCATACATTATTTTGTGTCGCTCCTTCTATCTTCTATAATAATTAATTAAATTTTTAATAATACTCCCGTGACATACATTATTCTTGAAAGAGCCTTTGTGGAGCTCTTGAAACATTAATGGCTGGCAGGGAGTTTATATAAATAATTAAAAAATATTAAAAATTTCAATTAATTTTTTTCCTATTCCATCTTCATTATTATTTCCAACAATTTCAACATTAGGTAGTGCATCTATAAGTCTTTGATTAGCATTTCCCATAACAAATGGTTTTCCAACTAAACTAAGCATTTCATAGTCATTCATACTATCTCCAAATGCTATAACTTCTTCTGGTTCTATATTTAAAATTTTTAAAACTTTTTTTAATGTTTCAGCCTTATTAACACCCTTTTTCATAAACTCTAAACAAAAAGATGAGGAAACAGTTATACTTAATTCATTTTGAAATTCTTTTTCCATATTTTTTTCTAAATTTTCTATCTCTTTATCTTTTCCTAAGAAAAATACTTTTGCTGCTTCTTCATTTTTATATTTATTTAAATCATCTATACTAAAACTATAACCTGATTCACGATGAAATTCTATAAGCCCCTCTATTTCATACTCAATTATCCAATTATCATCAAGATAAATATTTCTATGTATATCTTTTCCCACATTATAAGATAATAATTTCTTAACTAATTCTTTTGGAATATTTTCTACAACAATAGGTTTATTCTCCTCATCATGAGCTCTTGCTCCATTTGAAGTTATAAGAAAAGATTTTAATTTTAAACTATCTCTATAAAATTTTGCATCAAGGTAAGGTCTGCCCGTTGCAATTATAAATTTAACACCATTATTTTCAATTTGTTTTATAATATTTGCTGTATATTCAGAAATTTTGTGACTAGATGTAAGTAAAGTTCCATCCATATCACAAACTACTAATTTATATTTCATTTTTTCTCCTCATTTAAAACTGTATATTATTTGTTTATTATAACACAGTCAACAGATTTTTTCTATATTAATGAAATTAGAAATATTTAAAGCTGGTTTCTATTTGGTGACTAGAATTCAAAAAAGTGCCTTCTTAAAAATAAAATATTATTATGATAAAATGAAAAAACATTAAACACACAAGGAGGATTTAAAATGACTGATTTTAGTAATTTTTTAAAGGAGAACTTAAATGGTATTTTTACAACAGTAGAAAATGGAAAACCAAGGAGTAGAGCATTTCAATTTTTATTTTCAGATGGAAAAAAAGTTTATTTTTGCACAGAAAATAATAAAGCAGTTTACAGACAAATTAAGGAAAATTCTAATGTTTCTTTTTGTAGTCATAAAGCAGATTTCTCTTATGTATTATCTATAAGTGGGAAAGCAACTTTTGTAAATGACATTAATTTAAAGGCAAGAGCATTAGATGAATATCCTGCATTAAAAGAAATGTTTAAAACTCCAAACAATCCTATACTTGAATTATTTTATGTAGATGTTGAAGAAGTTGATACTTTTGATTTTGCAAATGGCTCAAAAAAAGAAAAAATATAGAAATTAAAAAAACTGTTTCAATCTATGAACTGCACATAAAATCTTGGATACAAGATTGGAGATGCAGTTTTTTTATTAGTTTTTATTAAATTTATTGTTTATCTTAACATATTTTTATTTTAAAAATCAAATACTCATTTAATTTTTCTATAAAAATATTTTTATAATAAAAAATTTTAAAATAGAAATATTTTTTTATTAGGAGTATAATAGTGATATAGATTTTAAAATTATATTTTAGAATTAGGAGGCTTTTATGAAAATTAAATTAGATGGAGTAGCAGAAACATTACTTATAACCTTAAATGCAAGGGCTAAGGATTATGAAAACCCTAAATCTGTATTACATGATAAAAAATCTTTTGAAATTGCTTCACAGTTAGATTATGATTTTAAAAAATTTGATACTGCTTGGGCTAGTTATTATGGAGTATTAGCAAGAGCATATATAATGGATGAAGAAGTTAAAAAATTTATAGAAAAATATCCAGATTGTGTAATAGTCTCAATAGGTTGTGGGCTTGATACTAGATTTGAAAGAGTAGATAATGGAAAAATAACTTGGTATAATCTTGATTTACCAGAAGTTATAGAAAATAGAAAATTACTTTTTAAAGAAAATGATAGAGTAAAAAATATTTCAAAATCAGTTTTTGAATCTGATTGGACTAAGGAAGTTGTAACTGATGGAAAAGAATTACTAATAATTTCTGAGGGAGTTTTGATGTTTTTTAATGAAAATGAAGTAAAAAAAGTTTTAGAAATATTAGTTAATAATTTTGATAAATTTGAATTACACTTAGATTTACTTTATAAAGGAACTATAAAAATGAGTGCCAAACATGACACTTTAAAGAAAATGAATGATGTCAAATTTAAGTGGGGAGTAAAGGATGGTAGTGAAGTTGTAAAGTTAGAACCTAAATTAAAACAAATAGGGCTTATTAATTTCACAAAAAAAATGTCTAAAATTTTACCATTATCAAAAAAGATATTTATTCCAATTTTTTGGCTTATGAATAATCGTTTAGGAATGTATACATATAACAAGTAAAATAATGGGGTGCTGTTGCAACACCCCTATTTTAAATAATTTTTTAAATTTATTTTTTTTTAGTTTTTGCTTTTTGTTTTTCTTCATCTTTATCTTCAAAATAGTAATAAGTATCAACAGTATCTAATAAATATCCATCTACACCTATTTCATCTAATTTTTTTTGATAGTCTTTTATAATACTTTTCCATTCAGGAGACCAGTATTTAACTCTATAATTTCCACCCCAATTACTATTTTCTTCTGCAATCCAATCAGGATGTTTTTTGTTCCAGCTTTTTTTCCAATAATAACGATAATTTTCGGCTTCTCCTATACTAAAATATGCAATAACTAATCTCCTTGCTCCTGAACTTTTTTTCTTTAAACTTTCAATTTGTTCTCTTGAAAAAAATTCTCCATTTATTGAGGGTTCAATCAATAAAATATCAAAATCTACATTTTCTAAAGAACTTTTATATTGCTCTAAAGTCTTAAATTTCTCTGGATTTAATAGACATAAAAAATTTTTAGCATCTTTTAAAGAATGAATATTATTTTGATTAAATTCCTCTATTGGCTGGTAAATTTCCTTTGCTTCAAATCCAGGAAGTAACTCTGCAACAAAATCAAATTTTTTACTTTCACTTTCCAAATTCTTTTTTGTTTTTTCTCCCTTCCCATAATTAATAGTTAAAACTACTTTTCCTGCTTGTCTTATTGGAATTAACATATCCAATAATTCTTTTTTTAATTTTGGTGATGTAAGTGTATTAAACTTTAACTCATCTCCATAAAAAAGAGATTCCTGTGTAGTTCCATCTGTCACTGAAAAAAAGTCTTCATCAATTTTTCCATCTTGAAAATATAAAGCATTTCCATTTTGTGTTATAAAAATTTTATCTCTACTTGTATTTTCTCTTAATTCTCGTATAAAATTTCTCATTCTATCTCTATAAATTTCTTGAGAAAAAATAAAGCTAGATAGAATAAAATAACAACATAGTATAAGATATTTTTTCATTTATTCCTCCTAAAAAATATATTCAAATCCAATTTTACCATATGCTGATGCTTGTGATTTTGAATATCTATATCCTTCAGCTTTACTTTCATCTTTACGAAAAACAGGAACACCAACTTTTCCATATATTCTAAGATCATCATTAATATTCTTAGTAAATAAAACATAAGGTCCTGCTGAAGACTCAATTAAATAGTTTTCCTTTGAATTATTATATTTTTCAACTTTAAATGTTACTTCTGGTGAAAAAGCAATATTTTCATTTATTTCATATGTCCAACGAAGAACAGTTTCCCATTTAGTTTTATGTGCATTCTTATATTGATTGTAATTTAAATATTCATATTCTAATACATTAGAAAACTGAACTCCATAACCAATATTACTAGTACCTTTTAGAGAAGCAAGCAATGAATAACCATCCTTTTTTCTTCCAAAAACTTTATTAATATCAGTTTCAAACTCTAAATAAGTTCCTCCTTTTCCTATATTAAAGAATCTGGAAAATTTTTGTCCAACATATAGTTTATAATATTGATTATCACGATTTCCAGAATATTCTCCTTCATAGTGTTTTACTCCTAAAACAGTTTTATGTTGAAATGTTTTCCCACCAAAATTTATAGGATTATGATATTTTAAAAAGTAAATTTCATTATCCCAAATATGTGATTTTGCTTTTGTCTTTTTTTCTACATGATATTCTCTTTCAATTTTATACTGAATATCCCAGTTATTACCTAAGGTTTGATAGCCATCTGCCATAGTCCATTTATAAATATTTTTATCTTTTCTTAAATCAAATTCTGCAAAATTAGAATATTTATTTTGTTTACTTACTGGAATATAAAAATTCATTTTATCAATTCCTCTATCTCTTGTGTTTTCTACATCTTCTTCTGCAAAAGATAATGTTGAAATACAAAATAAATAAAATAAAGTTTTTATTATTTTTTTCATTTAATACCCCTTTATATAAATTCCTTTTTTATTAAATCCATTTTTATCCATCCATTCATCCTCTAATCCAGATGGTCTTTTTCCTTTTGCATATCCATCTTTATCCAATCCATCAACATTATATCCTTGTGGATTATAATAAGTTTTAGTTTTTTCATGTAAACCATAATAGTTCCAACCATTTTCATCATATTCTCTACCTGTTACTTTATGTATTCCTTCATAATTAAATCCATTTTTATCATAAGGACTATTTGTAAATACATTGTGTAAATTTACATCAAAACCTCTTTCATCATAAGTTTTTTTTGTATCTTTATGGATCCCTTCAAAGTCAAAACCAGCATAATCATATTTACTTTTTGTTTCTATATTCCAACCATCTTTATTAAAACTCCTTTTATTAATTCCATTTATATCCCAACCATTTTCATCATATTCAGTCTTAGTTTTTTCGTTTATTCCATAAAGATCCCACCCCTTTTCATTATAAGTTTTTTTTGTAACTTTATGTATTCCTTCATGATTAAATCCATCTTTATCATAGAGACTATTTGTAAATACATTGTATGATTTTGTATTAAAACCTCTTTCATCATAGGCTTTCTTAGTCTCTCTATGTATTCCCTTATAATCAAAACCATTAAGGTCATAAGCTGTTTTCGTGGATTGATTCATATGCTTTCTATTAAAGCCTTGTCGGTTAAATCCATTTGCTGCATATCCTTCTGAATCAAGTCCATCTTTTCCATATACTCCCATAGTATGCCAATTATGTTTTGTGTTATTATTAAAACCATTTTTAGAATAATATGAAGCACATCCTCCAAATAATAGTAAAAATAATAAAATTATTCCTAAATAAACTTTTTTATTAAATAACTTTATTATATTTTTCACAAAATTTCCTCCTACTTTATATTCAAAATTTTGCCAAAACATTGTACTATAATTCAAATTTCTAAATACTTTTGGAAAAACAAAGATTGCAATCCCAAAAGTTAAGAAAGAAGCTATAAAAAATCCTACTCCTGTGTATTGTTTTCCAAGTTTTCCAAAAATATATGTAAAGAAAAAATTAGAAAACAATAAAAAGAATGCTATACATATTCCATGTATTCTTAAATCAAAATACAAGTAAAGAGTAATTAATATAGACACAAAGGTTGCACAATAAGTTGAAAAAACGCTTACCCTAAATAAATCCAGCAAATAAATATCCATATCAAAATATGTGAAAACTGCATTTGCCAATAAGACACAAGTAAGTGAAATTAAAAATTGTAACTCCATTCCATATAGAATCTCTTGATATAATGTTTGTTTCATTTTGCTGAGAGAATTTTCAATTTCAGAATATGTCCCTGTTTTACAAATCTTTTTATAATATTCCTTATATACAGGTAAAAATTTTGTTTCTAAGAAAATAGCAAAATAGACTATACTTGGTATAGAAATACAGTAACAATAGAAAATAGCAACTTCATATAAAGGAGAAACTTGGAAAACTCCAGCTATTCTATAAGAATCTCCGACAATCCAGTTCATAAAGACATGTCCCCAGACTCCAACAGAATAAAAGAATCCTATTAAAACCAAGCTGAAATATCCTTTTAGATATGTTAGAAATTCAAAATTATTTTCACTTTTTCCTTTAAAGGCTCTTAAGATGTAACTTGAAGTAAGTATAAAATTAATAAAAATTCCTATTCCATAGGATAATAACATCCAAAAAATAGGCTCTTCTTCAAAAAATGTTACTGGGTATTTCAAAAAATAAAAACCTAGTACCATTGAGATAAAGTTTCCAAAAAAGAAGCTAAAAATTAAGAAGTGATATTTCTTTAAAAGTGAGATAAAAATCATAGAAATCCATGATAAACTCATAAATACAAAAAGAAATACAAAACTTGCTTTATATGGAATTGATAAATCTCCATTCTTAATAAATAAAAAACTAATAAAAAATGCAAGAATAGCTACCAATTTTATACTTCCAAAATATGCACCTCTAATTTTAGAAATCTTTTTTTTAAAAACACAATCAGATACATACCTTGTTATTATATATTGAAATATACAAGTTAATATTTGTGAAAATATAAAACAATAAAAAATGCTACTCATAAAAATTAGCTGTTTAGGTCTAGCTAATTCTATTTGGTTAGAAATCCAGATTATTATATTTAAAGATGTTGCAGTGATAAGCCATGGGCCAACACTTACAATAATTGAAAATATAATTGCTCTTAGATTTGCAAAAGGAAGCTCTTCTTCCTCTGAAAATAATTTTTTTAATTCAAAGCCTATACCAGCCATTTTAATCTCCTAATTCTTCATACAATTCACGATATTGTCCTATAAAAGACTCTTTTGTATAATATTTTTTAACTATTTTTTTTCCATTTTCAGAAAATTCATTTAATTTTTCTGTATTTTTATATAACTTTAAAAATGCTTCTGCTAAATCAGTATAAGATGTTGGTGGAATTATTAATCCTGCTTCCCCAATATCTTTTTTTTCTAAAAGTATTTCACGACAATTTCCAACATCTGTTGCAATAAAAGGGATTCCAGAAGCAAGACCTTCTAAAATGCTTAATGGCTGCCCTTCTGAAATAGATGTTAAAATTAATAAATCTAAAAAGGAATAGTATTCTAAAACATTAGCTCTTCCAGTAAAAATTACTTTTTCTTCTAGTTTCAAGTTTTTTACTAACTCTAAACATTCTTCATAATATTCTTTATCTTCATCTGTTGGACCAATTAACCAAAGAGTTGCATCAGGCATATTTTTTTCTGCTATTTTAAATCCTTTAATCATCATTTTTATATCTTTAATTGGTACAACTCTTAACACAGAACCAATATGAAAACCTTCTCTTTTCTTCTTTATAATATCTCCATATTTTTTTTCATCTACACCATTTGGTATTACTTTAGTCTTTTTTTCATCAGCCCCATAGTATATCTGAATACCTCTGGTATATTCAAAGAGTGAAATAATCTTGTCACTATATTGATAAGCTAATTTAGATAAATAATAGAAATAATCTATCCAAATATTTTTAAAATCTGCATCTATCCAATTTGCTCCTAAAATTTCTTCTTCTCTTTCTCTTGGATAAATTCCGTGTTCAGTCAATAAAAACTTTCCCATTTTTCTATGTGCAACTAAACAGCCTATAAAGCCAGCATATCCTGTTGTTACACAATGATAAATATCAGCTTTTGGGATATCTTCTTGCCCAATTTTTAATAAATTTAAAATAATATTTCTATATGTCCAATAGTATATGCTAAAATTTCCTTTTTCATGGTATTTTTCATATTGTTTTAATAATACATCCCAATATTCCTGACTTAAAATAATTTCAAGGGGACTTCCCATTTTTTTAGAAAACAATTTTTCTATTATATTTACTTTCTCATCGGTATTTCCATCTATTTGAAAATGTATCAGTTCTTTTATACTATCTTTTTTTTCTTCATTTTCTTGAAGACCAGCTTTAATAAATGAAGAATATGAGAAATCCAAAGAAGAATCCATAAAAATATTTTTTATCTCTACAACATTTTTAGGAATTTGATATTTTAATTTCGCAAACTTTTCATCTGGTATAATACATAATATTTTAAAGTCATGTTGTGGATTTGAAGTTATTAACTCATGTACCCATGCTGATACACCCCCTACAACATAGGGATATGCCCCCTCACACACAAAACATATTGTAGCCATTATTCATTTACTCCTTTACATATTGTTTAAAACAATAAGGAATCTCTATATTTTTTGATTTATATTTTTTCAATATTTCCAATAAATCTTCAAAACGATTTTCCTGATATAAAAAATAACAGTAATCTTGAATATCTTTTTTTTCTTCCTTTTTCTTTATCCTCTTTTTCAAGATATCTTCATAGTCTTTTTTTTCATTACCTAATTTACAAAGAGAAAGCAATTCTTCTTCCTTATCAATAGTATTTTTATCCAAACTTCCTAATAATTCAGCTGCTTTTCTCAAATAAAATTCTAAAATAGAATCATACAATAGTCCTGAATTAATATAAGTTTTGTAAGTTCTATAAAGTTCCTCTTTGTCATGTTTTTTTTCAAGTTCATTGATCTTATTTTGCAATTCTGTTTCTATTTTATTTAATTCAGTAGCTGCATA encodes the following:
- a CDS encoding B12-binding domain-containing radical SAM protein, whose translation is MYDLYDFPLYRPPSEAYSLIIQITLGCSHNRCTFCSMYKDKKFVIKPIEDIKSDIDAFRTLYKNRAVEKIFLADGDALVVPTDILIQVLDYIKEVFPECKRVSIYGTAIAIHQKSVEDLKKLYEKGLTLVYLGVESGDDEALKFIKKGIKAEKIVELSKKIMSTGIDLSITLIAGLLGKYQDNKMHAINTAKIITDISPKYASILNLRLYEGTELYNLMQNGKYDYMEGIEVLKEMKLILSSIDTSKIARPIIFRANHASNYLNLKGNLPEDIPRMIKEINYAIENEAINVNNYRFL
- a CDS encoding Cof-type HAD-IIB family hydrolase, whose translation is MKYKLVVCDMDGTLLTSSHKISEYTANIIKQIENNGVKFIIATGRPYLDAKFYRDSLKLKSFLITSNGARAHDEENKPIVVENIPKELVKKLLSYNVGKDIHRNIYLDDNWIIEYEIEGLIEFHRESGYSFSIDDLNKYKNEEAAKVFFLGKDKEIENLEKNMEKEFQNELSITVSSSFCLEFMKKGVNKAETLKKVLKILNIEPEEVIAFGDSMNDYEMLSLVGKPFVMGNANQRLIDALPNVEIVGNNNEDGIGKKLIEIFNIF
- a CDS encoding pyridoxamine 5'-phosphate oxidase family protein, with translation MTDFSNFLKENLNGIFTTVENGKPRSRAFQFLFSDGKKVYFCTENNKAVYRQIKENSNVSFCSHKADFSYVLSISGKATFVNDINLKARALDEYPALKEMFKTPNNPILELFYVDVEEVDTFDFANGSKKEKI
- a CDS encoding class I SAM-dependent methyltransferase, whose amino-acid sequence is MKIKLDGVAETLLITLNARAKDYENPKSVLHDKKSFEIASQLDYDFKKFDTAWASYYGVLARAYIMDEEVKKFIEKYPDCVIVSIGCGLDTRFERVDNGKITWYNLDLPEVIENRKLLFKENDRVKNISKSVFESDWTKEVVTDGKELLIISEGVLMFFNENEVKKVLEILVNNFDKFELHLDLLYKGTIKMSAKHDTLKKMNDVKFKWGVKDGSEVVKLEPKLKQIGLINFTKKMSKILPLSKKIFIPIFWLMNNRLGMYTYNK
- a CDS encoding endo alpha-1,4 polygalactosaminidase; the protein is MKKYLILCCYFILSSFIFSQEIYRDRMRNFIRELRENTSRDKIFITQNGNALYFQDGKIDEDFFSVTDGTTQESLFYGDELKFNTLTSPKLKKELLDMLIPIRQAGKVVLTINYGKGEKTKKNLESESKKFDFVAELLPGFEAKEIYQPIEEFNQNNIHSLKDAKNFLCLLNPEKFKTLEQYKSSLENVDFDILLIEPSINGEFFSREQIESLKKKSSGARRLVIAYFSIGEAENYRYYWKKSWNKKHPDWIAEENSNWGGNYRVKYWSPEWKSIIKDYQKKLDEIGVDGYLLDTVDTYYYFEDKDEEKQKAKTKKK
- a CDS encoding outer membrane beta-barrel protein, which gives rise to MKKIIKTLFYLFCISTLSFAEEDVENTRDRGIDKMNFYIPVSKQNKYSNFAEFDLRKDKNIYKWTMADGYQTLGNNWDIQYKIEREYHVEKKTKAKSHIWDNEIYFLKYHNPINFGGKTFQHKTVLGVKHYEGEYSGNRDNQYYKLYVGQKFSRFFNIGKGGTYLEFETDINKVFGRKKDGYSLLASLKGTSNIGYGVQFSNVLEYEYLNYNQYKNAHKTKWETVLRWTYEINENIAFSPEVTFKVEKYNNSKENYLIESSAGPYVLFTKNINDDLRIYGKVGVPVFRKDESKAEGYRYSKSQASAYGKIGFEYIF
- the pelG gene encoding exopolysaccharide Pel transporter PelG, giving the protein MAGIGFELKKLFSEEEELPFANLRAIIFSIIVSVGPWLITATSLNIIIWISNQIELARPKQLIFMSSIFYCFIFSQILTCIFQYIITRYVSDCVFKKKISKIRGAYFGSIKLVAILAFFISFLFIKNGDLSIPYKASFVFLFVFMSLSWISMIFISLLKKYHFLIFSFFFGNFISMVLGFYFLKYPVTFFEEEPIFWMLLSYGIGIFINFILTSSYILRAFKGKSENNFEFLTYLKGYFSLVLIGFFYSVGVWGHVFMNWIVGDSYRIAGVFQVSPLYEVAIFYCYCISIPSIVYFAIFLETKFLPVYKEYYKKICKTGTYSEIENSLSKMKQTLYQEILYGMELQFLISLTCVLLANAVFTYFDMDIYLLDLFRVSVFSTYCATFVSILITLYLYFDLRIHGICIAFFLLFSNFFFTYIFGKLGKQYTGVGFFIASFLTFGIAIFVFPKVFRNLNYSTMFWQNFEYKVGGNFVKNIIKLFNKKVYLGIILLFLLLFGGCASYYSKNGFNNNTKHNWHTMGVYGKDGLDSEGYAANGFNRQGFNRKHMNQSTKTAYDLNGFDYKGIHRETKKAYDERGFNTKSYNVFTNSLYDKDGFNHEGIHKVTKKTYNEKGWDLYGINEKTKTEYDENGWDINGINKRSFNKDGWNIETKSKYDYAGFDFEGIHKDTKKTYDERGFDVNLHNVFTNSPYDKNGFNYEGIHKVTGREYDENGWNYYGLHEKTKTYYNPQGYNVDGLDKDGYAKGKRPSGLEDEWMDKNGFNKKGIYIKGY
- the pelF gene encoding GT4 family glycosyltransferase PelF; translation: MATICFVCEGAYPYVVGGVSAWVHELITSNPQHDFKILCIIPDEKFAKLKYQIPKNVVEIKNIFMDSSLDFSYSSFIKAGLQENEEKKDSIKELIHFQIDGNTDEKVNIIEKLFSKKMGSPLEIILSQEYWDVLLKQYEKYHEKGNFSIYYWTYRNIILNLLKIGQEDIPKADIYHCVTTGYAGFIGCLVAHRKMGKFLLTEHGIYPREREEEILGANWIDADFKNIWIDYFYYLSKLAYQYSDKIISLFEYTRGIQIYYGADEKKTKVIPNGVDEKKYGDIIKKKREGFHIGSVLRVVPIKDIKMMIKGFKIAEKNMPDATLWLIGPTDEDKEYYEECLELVKNLKLEEKVIFTGRANVLEYYSFLDLLILTSISEGQPLSILEGLASGIPFIATDVGNCREILLEKKDIGEAGLIIPPTSYTDLAEAFLKLYKNTEKLNEFSENGKKIVKKYYTKESFIGQYRELYEELGD